A genomic segment from Neisseria perflava encodes:
- a CDS encoding low molecular weight protein-tyrosine-phosphatase — protein MYHNILIVCLGNICRSPTAERIMQKKLPGHQISSAGIKALAGKDADFQAIKTALKHGVIVAGHTARQLTAQMCEQADLILVMEPSQIDMVADIHSPARSKTMLFAQWLPKKTVPDPYKQSSEMFEAVFEQLNAAADTWKTKLNGKTQPV, from the coding sequence ATGTACCACAACATACTCATCGTCTGCCTAGGCAACATCTGCCGCTCCCCTACAGCAGAGCGGATCATGCAGAAAAAACTACCCGGCCATCAAATCAGCAGCGCCGGCATAAAAGCACTGGCAGGGAAGGATGCCGATTTCCAAGCTATTAAAACCGCACTCAAACACGGCGTTATCGTTGCAGGCCATACGGCACGCCAGCTGACCGCCCAAATGTGCGAGCAGGCCGATTTGATTCTTGTGATGGAGCCCAGTCAAATCGATATGGTTGCCGACATCCATTCGCCGGCACGCAGCAAAACCATGCTGTTTGCCCAATGGTTACCTAAAAAAACCGTACCTGACCCATACAAACAAAGCAGCGAAATGTTTGAAGCCGTTTTTGAACAGCTCAATGCTGCCGCAGACACTTGGAAAACCAAACTAAACGGAAAAACTCAACCGGTATAA